Proteins from a genomic interval of Ovis aries strain OAR_USU_Benz2616 breed Rambouillet chromosome 25, ARS-UI_Ramb_v3.0, whole genome shotgun sequence:
- the TOMM20 gene encoding mitochondrial import receptor subunit TOM20 homolog yields MVGRNSAIAAGVCGALFIGYCIYFDRKRRSDPNFKNRLRERRKKQKLAKERAGLSKLPDLKDAEAVQKFFLEEIQLGEELLAQGEYEKGVDHLTNAIAVCGQPQQLLQVLQQTLPPPVFQMLLTKLPTISQRIVSAQSLAEDDVE; encoded by the exons ATGGTGGGCCGGAACAGCGCCATCGCCGCCGGCGTGTGCGGGGCCCTTTTCATCGGTTACTGCATTTACTTCGACCGCAAGAGACGGAGTGACCCCAACTTCAAGAACAGGCTGCGAGAAC gaagaaagaaacaaaagcttgCCAAGGAGAGAGCTGGGCTTTCCAAG TTACCTGACCTTAAAGATGCTGAAGCCGTTCAGAAATTCTTTCTAGAAGAAATACAGCTTGGTGAAGAATTACTAGCTCAAG GTGAATATGAGAAGGGCGTGGACCATCTGACGAATGCGATTGCTGTGTGTGGACAGCCGCAGCAGTTACTGCAAGTGTTGCAGCAAACTCTCCCACCACCAGTGTTCCAGATGCTTTTGACCAAGCTCCCGACAATTAGTCAG agaATTGTAAGTGCTCAGAGCTTGGCTGAAGATGATGTGGAATGA
- the RBM34 gene encoding RNA-binding protein 34 isoform X2, with amino-acid sequence MALEGKNKREKKKSAQEGENPDYGACGNLEGDYEVGQVANSLFRGKQPSRGSTGRLASLFRSVNPQLQPVYVPVPKEAIKKRKRDEEEESSPQIQTPLLQEPAKKMKVKKKLSDAEKKLANREDALASADLEEIQQKQGQKRKNSQPGVTVADKELLDDVEETVVNQRKKIQINQEAERLKNERTVFVGNLPVTCKKKKLKSFFKEYGQIESVRFRSLIPAEGTLSKKLAAIKRKIHPDQKNINAYVVFKDENAATKALERNGAQFAEGFRVRVDLATETSSNTDAVHLALKLNNSELMGRKLRVMRSVHKEKLKQNSNPSLKNVSKPKQGLNFASKSAQNSKGLFIGEKAVLMKKKKKGQKKSRRTKTQKKQK; translated from the exons ATGGCCCTGGAAGGGAAGAACAAACgggagaaaaaaaagagtgcGCAGGAGGG AGAGAACCCGGATTATGGCGCTTGTGGGAATCTGGAAGGAGACTATGAGGTTGGACAAGTCGCCAATAGTTTATTCCGCGGCAAGCAACCCTCCAGAGGCAGTACCGGTCGGCTGGCTTCGCTCTTTCGTTCTGTGAACCCTCAGCTTCAACCCGTGTACGTGCCTGTACCTAAA gaaGCCATCAAAAAAAGGAAACGAGATGAGGAGGAAGAAAGTTCACCCCAAATCCAAACGCCACTTTTGCAAGAACCTgccaaaaaaatgaaagtgaagaagaaacttTCTGATGCAGAGAAGAAGTTGGCAAACAG AGAAGATGCGTTAGCAAGTGCTGATTTAGAAGAAATTCAGCAGAAACAagggcagaaaaggaaaaattctcaACCTGGTGTTACAGTTGCAGATAAAGAATTACTTGATGATGTAGAAGAGACGGTtgtaaatcaaagaaagaaaattcaaatcaacCAAGAAGCAGAGAGATTAAAGAATGAGAGAACTGTGTTTGTTGGGAATTTGCCTGTCACCTGTAAGAAGAAG aagctgaagtcattttttaaagagtatggACAGATAGAATCTGTACGATTTCGTTCTCTG attCCAGCAGAGGGAACTTTGTCCAAAAAGTTGGCGGCAATAAA gcgTAAAATTCATCCCGATCAGAAAAATATTAATGCTTACGTTGTGTTTAAGGACGAGAATGCTGCTACAAAAGCACTGGAAAG AAATGGGGCCCAGTTTGCAGAAGGATTTCGTGTTAGAGTGGATCTTGCAACTGAGACCTCCTCC AATACAGATGCTGTTCATCTTGCTCTGAAATTAAATAATTCTGAGCTGATGGGAAGAAAACTCAGAGTCATGCGTTCTGTCcataaagaaaagttaaaacaaaattcaaatccTAGTTTAAAGAATGTCAGTAAACCTAAGCAGGGACTTAACTTTGCTTCAAAAAGTGCACAGAATTCTAAAGGTTTGTTTATTGGAGAGAAAGCTGTTctcatgaagaagaaaaagaaaggacagaagaaaagCAGACGAActaagacacagaaaaagcagaagTAA
- the RBM34 gene encoding RNA-binding protein 34 isoform X1, whose protein sequence is MALEGKNKREKKKSAQEGENPDYGACGNLEGDYEVGQVANSLFRGKQPSRGSTGRLASLFRSVNPQLQPVYVPVPKEAIKKRKRDEEEESSPQIQTPLLQEPAKKMKVKKKLSDAEKKLANREDALASADLEEIQQKQGQKRKNSQPGVTVADKELLDDVEETVVNQRKKIQINQEAERLKNERTVFVGNLPVTCKKKKLKSFFKEYGQIESVRFRSLIPAEGTLSKKLAAIKRKIHPDQKNINAYVVFKDENAATKALERNGAQFAEGFRVRVDLATETSSRDKRSVFVGNLPYKVEESAVEKHFLACGNVVAVRIVRDQVTGVGRGFGYVLFENTDAVHLALKLNNSELMGRKLRVMRSVHKEKLKQNSNPSLKNVSKPKQGLNFASKSAQNSKGLFIGEKAVLMKKKKKGQKKSRRTKTQKKQK, encoded by the exons ATGGCCCTGGAAGGGAAGAACAAACgggagaaaaaaaagagtgcGCAGGAGGG AGAGAACCCGGATTATGGCGCTTGTGGGAATCTGGAAGGAGACTATGAGGTTGGACAAGTCGCCAATAGTTTATTCCGCGGCAAGCAACCCTCCAGAGGCAGTACCGGTCGGCTGGCTTCGCTCTTTCGTTCTGTGAACCCTCAGCTTCAACCCGTGTACGTGCCTGTACCTAAA gaaGCCATCAAAAAAAGGAAACGAGATGAGGAGGAAGAAAGTTCACCCCAAATCCAAACGCCACTTTTGCAAGAACCTgccaaaaaaatgaaagtgaagaagaaacttTCTGATGCAGAGAAGAAGTTGGCAAACAG AGAAGATGCGTTAGCAAGTGCTGATTTAGAAGAAATTCAGCAGAAACAagggcagaaaaggaaaaattctcaACCTGGTGTTACAGTTGCAGATAAAGAATTACTTGATGATGTAGAAGAGACGGTtgtaaatcaaagaaagaaaattcaaatcaacCAAGAAGCAGAGAGATTAAAGAATGAGAGAACTGTGTTTGTTGGGAATTTGCCTGTCACCTGTAAGAAGAAG aagctgaagtcattttttaaagagtatggACAGATAGAATCTGTACGATTTCGTTCTCTG attCCAGCAGAGGGAACTTTGTCCAAAAAGTTGGCGGCAATAAA gcgTAAAATTCATCCCGATCAGAAAAATATTAATGCTTACGTTGTGTTTAAGGACGAGAATGCTGCTACAAAAGCACTGGAAAG AAATGGGGCCCAGTTTGCAGAAGGATTTCGTGTTAGAGTGGATCTTGCAACTGAGACCTCCTCC AGGGACAAGAGATCCGTATTTGTGGGAAATCTCCCATACA AAGTTGAAGAATCTGCAGTTGAGAAGCACTTTCTGGCCTGTGGGAATGTTGTGGCTGTGAGGATTGTGCGGGATCAAGTTACTGGAGTCGGCAGAGGCTTTGGCTACGTGCTCTTTGAG AATACAGATGCTGTTCATCTTGCTCTGAAATTAAATAATTCTGAGCTGATGGGAAGAAAACTCAGAGTCATGCGTTCTGTCcataaagaaaagttaaaacaaaattcaaatccTAGTTTAAAGAATGTCAGTAAACCTAAGCAGGGACTTAACTTTGCTTCAAAAAGTGCACAGAATTCTAAAGGTTTGTTTATTGGAGAGAAAGCTGTTctcatgaagaagaaaaagaaaggacagaagaaaagCAGACGAActaagacacagaaaaagcagaagTAA
- the RBM34 gene encoding RNA-binding protein 34 isoform X3 — translation MTERLQFHFSLSCIGEGNGNPLQCSCLENPRDKGAWWAAVCRVAQSQTRLKQRSSSSSREDALASADLEEIQQKQGQKRKNSQPGVTVADKELLDDVEETVVNQRKKIQINQEAERLKNERTVFVGNLPVTCKKKKLKSFFKEYGQIESVRFRSLIPAEGTLSKKLAAIKRKIHPDQKNINAYVVFKDENAATKALERNGAQFAEGFRVRVDLATETSSRDKRSVFVGNLPYKVEESAVEKHFLACGNVVAVRIVRDQVTGVGRGFGYVLFENTDAVHLALKLNNSELMGRKLRVMRSVHKEKLKQNSNPSLKNVSKPKQGLNFASKSAQNSKGLFIGEKAVLMKKKKKGQKKSRRTKTQKKQK, via the exons atgactgagcgacttcaatttcacttttcactttcatgcattggagaaggaaatggcaacccactccagtgttcttgcctggagaatcccagggacaagggagcctggtgggctgccgtctgtagggtcgcacagagtcagacacgactgaagcaacgcagcagcagcagcagcag AGAAGATGCGTTAGCAAGTGCTGATTTAGAAGAAATTCAGCAGAAACAagggcagaaaaggaaaaattctcaACCTGGTGTTACAGTTGCAGATAAAGAATTACTTGATGATGTAGAAGAGACGGTtgtaaatcaaagaaagaaaattcaaatcaacCAAGAAGCAGAGAGATTAAAGAATGAGAGAACTGTGTTTGTTGGGAATTTGCCTGTCACCTGTAAGAAGAAG aagctgaagtcattttttaaagagtatggACAGATAGAATCTGTACGATTTCGTTCTCTG attCCAGCAGAGGGAACTTTGTCCAAAAAGTTGGCGGCAATAAA gcgTAAAATTCATCCCGATCAGAAAAATATTAATGCTTACGTTGTGTTTAAGGACGAGAATGCTGCTACAAAAGCACTGGAAAG AAATGGGGCCCAGTTTGCAGAAGGATTTCGTGTTAGAGTGGATCTTGCAACTGAGACCTCCTCC AGGGACAAGAGATCCGTATTTGTGGGAAATCTCCCATACA AAGTTGAAGAATCTGCAGTTGAGAAGCACTTTCTGGCCTGTGGGAATGTTGTGGCTGTGAGGATTGTGCGGGATCAAGTTACTGGAGTCGGCAGAGGCTTTGGCTACGTGCTCTTTGAG AATACAGATGCTGTTCATCTTGCTCTGAAATTAAATAATTCTGAGCTGATGGGAAGAAAACTCAGAGTCATGCGTTCTGTCcataaagaaaagttaaaacaaaattcaaatccTAGTTTAAAGAATGTCAGTAAACCTAAGCAGGGACTTAACTTTGCTTCAAAAAGTGCACAGAATTCTAAAGGTTTGTTTATTGGAGAGAAAGCTGTTctcatgaagaagaaaaagaaaggacagaagaaaagCAGACGAActaagacacagaaaaagcagaagTAA